The Desulfococcus multivorans DNA window ATGTGGCGCTTATAAGAGCCTGAACGTACTGGAAAAAGAAGTGGATTAAAAAAAGGGATAAGGGATCTATGTCTTTAGAGAACACCCCGGAGGCCGGCGGTCTGATCGGTTTGGATGAAGAATCCCGCCAGATGATTGTGGAAACCGTTCAGCAGCTGAAGAAACGGCTTCTGACCAAGGAAAAAATACTTGAGTTCGATAAAAAGGAGATCTTCCCCGAGGCGGTAATCCGGGAGATGCTCGGTCCGGATATCGGCCTGCAACTTCTGTTTATTCCCGAGGAATACGGCGGCATGGGCGGCGGCGCCTGGGACTGCCATGTGGTCATCAGCGAAATGTGCAAGATATGCCTGGGCGTCGGCACGGGGTTTTTCGCCATTCAGCTGGGCGCGGACCCGATCCTGGTGGGCGCCACCCCTGAACAGAAGGAAAAATGGCTTGGCGCCATCGCCGCGGGCGACGCCCTGGTGGCTTACGCCGTGACCGAACCCAACGCCGGCAGCAATCTTGCCGCCCTCAAAACCAAGGCCGAGCCGGTAACGGGAGAAAACGGAGAGATCACGGGCTATCGCATCAACGGCAACAAGCAATTCATCTCCACGGGCGGCTATGCTGATTTTATCACCGTTCTGGCCAATACGCCGGAAGGGCCTAGCTTTTTCGTCGTCGAAAAAGGCACCCCAGGATACGCCCCCGGCAAGGGAGAGGAAAAGCACGGAATCCGTGCATCCAACACCTCCCCGCTTTCGTTCACGGACGTTTTCGTACCCGTGGAGAATCTCATCGGCGGTGTTCCCGGCCAGGGATTGAAGCAGGCCAACATGGTTTTCGGATACACACGCCTCATGGTGGCATCCATGGCCATGGGCGCGGCCCAGGCGGCCATGGAAATCGCTATCCCTTACGCCAGGGAGAGGGTTCAATTCGGCTCGCCCCTCGCTGAAAAGCAAGGATACACCCACAAGCTGATCGTTCCCAATGCCGTGCGTCTCGAGGCGGCGGGCGCCTATATCGAGGAGACGGCCTGCCGGCTCGACTCGGGTGAGCAGGATCTCCAGGTGGAGGGCTCCATTGGG harbors:
- a CDS encoding acyl-CoA dehydrogenase family protein; the protein is MSLENTPEAGGLIGLDEESRQMIVETVQQLKKRLLTKEKILEFDKKEIFPEAVIREMLGPDIGLQLLFIPEEYGGMGGGAWDCHVVISEMCKICLGVGTGFFAIQLGADPILVGATPEQKEKWLGAIAAGDALVAYAVTEPNAGSNLAALKTKAEPVTGENGEITGYRINGNKQFISTGGYADFITVLANTPEGPSFFVVEKGTPGYAPGKGEEKHGIRASNTSPLSFTDVFVPVENLIGGVPGQGLKQANMVFGYTRLMVASMAMGAAQAAMEIAIPYARERVQFGSPLAEKQGYTHKLIVPNAVRLEAAGAYIEETACRLDSGEQDLQVEGSIGKLFTTEAANRAADNCMQALGGYGYIAEYEVEKIRRDVRITSIYEGTSEIQQSIISTFRWKTTRKTKGAFYQSIASEMAAIDERVRDVGCRFYGISAQVLNALINRVHENRLTKQQTVMFALADMMTHVEVGAAMGRKTVRLADNGDSRAEHFKAMSRIFAAEVSELITQNSLRILKGTGAFTPEAVEDFIAVTDMNKLAQSYHNIIGDMDRVADTLFAR